A window of Christiangramia forsetii KT0803 contains these coding sequences:
- the gcvH gene encoding glycine cleavage system protein GcvH, whose amino-acid sequence MNIPQELKYTKDHEWVKIDGDTVTIGVTDFAQGELGDIVYVEVETLDETLDKEEVFGTVEAVKTVSDLYMPVSGEIIEFNESLEDEPEKVNEDPYGEGWMIKIKLSDTSELEDLLSADEYKEVVGS is encoded by the coding sequence ATGAATATTCCACAAGAATTAAAGTACACTAAAGACCACGAATGGGTTAAAATTGATGGTGACACCGTAACTATTGGAGTTACAGATTTTGCCCAGGGAGAACTTGGGGATATCGTGTATGTTGAGGTTGAAACTCTTGACGAAACTCTGGATAAAGAAGAGGTTTTTGGAACTGTTGAGGCAGTGAAGACTGTTTCAGATCTTTATATGCCGGTTTCAGGAGAGATCATTGAATTTAATGAAAGTCTTGAAGACGAGCCGGAAAAAGTAAATGAAGATCCTTATGGTGAAGGATGGATGATTAAAATTAAACTTTCAGATACTTCAGAATTGGAAGATCTATTATCTGCAGATGAATACAAGGAAGTAGTTGGTAGCTAA
- the sprA gene encoding cell surface protein SprA — MRNNYPKLSVPVRLTFLILLVFSVDAVAQETPQDTTRTGYVLGQIDLPNPESIESKYEYDPILNRYFYKESLGEINLGLPLVLTPQEFEDLVLQQEMRNYFKLKNDALTGRKQGSEDIQKDLLPDFYVNNNLFETIFGGSEINIVPQGSVELDLGLLYTKQDNPAFSPRNQRNLTFDFDQRISLSMLGQIGERLQVTANYDTESTFDFQNQLKLEYTPNEDDIIQKIEVGNVNMPLNNALIQGAQSLFGFKTELQFGKTRITGVFSEQKSERRTVNVEGGATVEDFEKFALDYDSDRHFFLAHYFRDTYDEALENYPFINTNIQIKRIQVWVTNRTNNIQNIQDTRNIVAIQDLGETNVQGNIGLDALPGGFFNQPAGAFPDNTVNDFNPFGITGPGQTVLTPAIRDIATVDRGFGAVTVSEGTDYAKLENARQLKPSEYTVNTQLGYISLNQRLSNDEVLGVAFQYTINGEVYQVGEFANDGVNATNSDTGETPDTGTNPRASQNLVVKLLKSTITNVNEPIWDLMMKNIYSLGAYQLERQDFRMNILYTDPQPLNYIKPVEGTTLPGDVSQTPLLRVFRLDQLNTNNDPINGGDGFFDYVPQITIDSQNGNIIFTTVEPFGSHLFEKLDDTPNSGTEDYTIPETWNENQSKYVFRSLYRTTKTQAEQEDADKNKFQLKGRYKSAEVEGIPIGFNLPPGSVTVTAGGRILQEGVDYVVNYELGRVQILDEALLASDIPIQVNTENNALFGQQTKRFTGLNVEHQFNENFLIGGTFINLKERPLTQKANYSYEPINNTILGFNLNYNTEVPFLTRLVNKLPNIDTDVKSNVSVRGEFAYLLPGSPASNDFDGRATTYIDDFEAAQTSIDINNPLSWELSSVPIGFGGELANGDLGVGYKRAKMAWYTIDPIFYSNRRPDGISDSDISTYSARRVAINEIFPNTDVVQGQSQVIYTMDVAYNPGERGPYNYNPTATGSNNLSNPAGNFGGIMRSINTTNFEQSNVEYIEFWVMDPYIYPENSGNTGGSIKFNLGNISEDVLKDGRKQYENGLPEGEGEANTITTAFGAVPADNSLVYAFDTEGDARTMQDAGYDGIQDAEEAVKFSDFAGLPDPSADNYQYFLNAEGNVLQRYQNYNGSEGNSPTQVTDNNRGNTTLPTTEDINRDNTMNTINSYFEYEVPFFQGMNIDNNRYITDVRELTTTLRNGQELPVRWLQFKVPIFEPTDAIGGIADFRSIRFIRMFLTDFEDPTILRFGTMDLVRGDYRRYTQSLFEEQGQMQNPNTLFEVNAVNIEENENRQPIPYVLPPGVEREELYQSNSNIRQNEQSLSLRTCELEPQDARAVYKNFQIDMRQYKNLEMFIHAESLLNRQPLKDGQLVAFVRMGTDFTDNFYQIEIPLSPTLFGATTPEEIWPEINRLNLELDLLQQIKTAVLGDPSLSSTDLNYFTEALQSVDSEAPYDMGSLRLGVKGNPSFGNVRLLMVGVKNGTRVDGVTDLCGEVWFNELRLSDLKNEGGWAGVVSMDSNLADFANISATGRRSTVGFGSIEQGPNQRSREDLKQYDFVTNVNMGQLLPKNWGVKVPVNYSRGEELITPKYDQEFLDVELDTRLENIQDPEERDRVEKQSQSYTKRESINVIGLRKERVGEKTPMPYDVENFVFSSSYNQVDHRDFEIEESLDQSVRLGGTYEFNFPEKSVEPLKNIAVLDSSDYFAIFRDFNINYLPSNINASSNIFRQYNEQKFRSLELGDDDIRIPTLYQRNYLFDWQYGVNYNLTRSLSFSFNASNNRIIRNYIDEEGFADDSIGLWDDFFNIGEPNLHYQTLQVNYQLPFDKIPVLRFVKATYSYTGDFQWQRGSRIYQQLEGIPDIGNSVQNSNTHQINANLNMQDLYNYIGLVEKKAESAGKSIQERSRGVPTLGPPGADEEVDKSRSKPQPKGNKGYNTLINIVTGIKTFQVNYRNSRGIFLPGYTESIGFMGTFRPTAGFTFGFQDDIRYMAAERGWLTLFQNFNQQYTALKNEQLDYQAGLGFLPDLTIELTGRKNFSENYSENYKVDPNTLEYQSLTPYTYGNLNISTILIKTAFNNSTETSSQTFETFRENRIQVARRLAAERGLNPNDVDEDGFPRGIGKTNQAVILPAFIAAYSGNDAGNVKLGAFRNFPMPNWNVKYTGLMRLDWFRDKFRRFSINHGYRADYTLNQFQTNLDYNPANPNEVNQAGDFKNPILFSNLVLTELFTPLARIDFETKGNIQILAELEKDRSLAFSFDNNLLTEYSGNEYTLGLGYRIKDLKIATALGGRRRVLSSDLNFRADVSYRKNRTIVRYLDLANAQTISGQDIWAINFKADYAFTRNLTARFYYDHTFSEYAVSTAFPQTTIRSGFTLIYNFGN, encoded by the coding sequence TTGAGGAACAATTACCCGAAATTGTCTGTACCGGTACGCCTAACTTTCCTGATATTACTGGTATTTTCAGTGGATGCTGTAGCTCAGGAAACGCCGCAGGATACCACTAGAACCGGTTATGTGCTCGGTCAAATAGACCTTCCCAATCCTGAAAGTATCGAATCTAAATATGAGTATGACCCTATACTTAACCGTTATTTTTATAAAGAAAGTTTAGGTGAAATTAACCTTGGGTTGCCATTAGTCTTAACGCCCCAGGAATTTGAAGATCTTGTGTTACAACAGGAGATGCGTAATTATTTTAAGCTAAAAAATGACGCGTTAACCGGGAGGAAACAAGGATCAGAAGATATTCAAAAGGATTTATTACCAGATTTTTACGTTAATAACAATTTATTTGAAACAATTTTTGGGGGATCAGAAATTAATATCGTACCCCAGGGTTCGGTAGAATTAGATCTAGGTCTGCTTTATACAAAACAGGATAATCCTGCCTTTTCACCCAGAAATCAACGAAATCTTACGTTTGATTTCGATCAGCGCATTAGCCTTAGCATGCTTGGTCAAATTGGGGAGCGACTACAGGTGACCGCTAATTACGATACAGAATCTACCTTTGATTTTCAGAATCAGCTGAAGTTGGAATATACGCCTAATGAAGATGATATTATTCAAAAAATAGAAGTAGGTAATGTGAATATGCCTTTGAATAATGCATTAATCCAGGGTGCCCAAAGCTTATTTGGTTTTAAAACCGAATTACAGTTTGGGAAAACCAGAATTACCGGTGTGTTTTCTGAACAAAAGTCTGAAAGAAGAACAGTGAATGTTGAAGGCGGAGCCACGGTAGAAGATTTTGAAAAGTTCGCTCTGGATTATGATTCTGATCGTCACTTTTTCCTCGCGCATTACTTCCGGGATACTTATGATGAGGCGTTGGAGAACTATCCTTTCATCAATACCAATATTCAGATAAAAAGAATTCAGGTATGGGTAACCAACCGTACCAATAATATCCAGAATATCCAGGATACTCGAAATATTGTTGCGATTCAGGATCTTGGTGAAACCAATGTACAGGGAAATATAGGTTTAGATGCCCTTCCGGGTGGTTTCTTTAATCAGCCAGCGGGGGCTTTTCCAGATAATACCGTGAACGACTTTAATCCCTTCGGAATAACCGGCCCGGGACAAACCGTCTTAACTCCTGCGATTCGTGATATCGCGACAGTAGATAGAGGTTTTGGCGCGGTGACCGTTTCAGAAGGAACCGATTATGCGAAGCTGGAAAATGCAAGACAGCTTAAACCTTCTGAATATACTGTAAATACTCAATTAGGATATATATCCCTTAATCAGCGTCTAAGTAATGATGAGGTTTTGGGGGTGGCGTTCCAATATACCATTAATGGAGAAGTTTATCAGGTAGGGGAATTTGCCAATGATGGTGTGAATGCAACTAATAGCGATACTGGGGAAACGCCAGATACAGGTACAAATCCACGGGCAAGTCAAAACCTGGTAGTAAAATTATTGAAAAGTACCATTACAAATGTGAATGAGCCAATTTGGGACCTGATGATGAAGAACATCTATAGTCTTGGTGCTTATCAACTGGAGCGACAGGATTTCAGGATGAATATTCTCTATACAGATCCGCAACCTCTTAATTATATTAAACCGGTGGAAGGTACTACGTTGCCAGGCGATGTGAGTCAAACTCCCTTACTACGTGTTTTTAGGCTGGATCAATTAAATACCAATAACGATCCTATTAACGGAGGGGATGGATTCTTTGATTATGTTCCGCAGATCACTATAGATTCCCAGAATGGAAATATAATTTTTACGACGGTAGAACCCTTTGGAAGTCACTTGTTCGAAAAGCTTGATGACACCCCGAATAGCGGAACGGAGGATTATACCATTCCAGAAACCTGGAACGAGAATCAGAGTAAGTATGTATTTAGATCTTTATACCGTACTACTAAAACGCAGGCAGAACAGGAAGATGCAGATAAAAACAAGTTTCAGTTAAAAGGTAGGTATAAGTCTGCTGAGGTAGAAGGAATTCCTATTGGTTTCAATCTTCCACCGGGATCGGTAACAGTAACTGCCGGAGGAAGGATACTTCAGGAAGGAGTAGATTACGTGGTGAATTACGAATTGGGGAGAGTGCAGATTCTGGACGAGGCTTTACTGGCTTCAGATATTCCAATCCAGGTAAATACTGAAAATAATGCGCTTTTTGGTCAGCAGACAAAGCGGTTTACGGGATTAAATGTTGAGCACCAATTCAATGAAAACTTCCTGATAGGAGGTACTTTTATTAATTTAAAAGAGCGGCCACTAACTCAAAAGGCTAATTACAGTTACGAGCCTATCAATAATACGATCTTAGGCTTCAATTTAAATTATAATACGGAAGTTCCATTTCTTACAAGGCTGGTAAATAAATTACCAAATATTGATACCGATGTAAAATCGAACGTATCAGTAAGAGGGGAATTTGCTTATCTCCTTCCGGGGTCACCGGCATCTAACGATTTTGATGGTAGAGCCACCACTTATATAGACGATTTTGAAGCTGCTCAAACTTCCATAGATATTAATAATCCATTAAGCTGGGAGCTTTCCAGTGTGCCAATAGGTTTTGGCGGGGAACTTGCAAACGGAGACCTGGGTGTAGGGTATAAAAGAGCCAAGATGGCCTGGTACACCATAGATCCTATATTTTATAGTAACCGAAGACCAGATGGCATAAGTGATTCTGATATTTCGACCTATTCAGCCAGAAGAGTAGCTATCAATGAAATTTTCCCAAATACCGATGTTGTACAGGGGCAATCACAGGTAATCTACACGATGGATGTTGCATATAATCCTGGAGAGCGGGGGCCATATAATTATAACCCTACTGCAACAGGATCTAATAATTTATCAAACCCGGCGGGAAACTTTGGGGGGATAATGAGGTCTATTAATACTACTAATTTTGAGCAATCTAATGTAGAGTATATTGAATTCTGGGTAATGGATCCTTATATTTATCCTGAGAATTCGGGAAATACCGGAGGTTCTATCAAATTTAACTTAGGGAATATTTCTGAAGATGTGCTTAAGGATGGAAGAAAGCAATATGAGAATGGCTTGCCGGAAGGTGAAGGGGAGGCAAATACTATAACTACCGCTTTTGGTGCTGTTCCTGCCGATAATTCCCTGGTGTATGCTTTCGATACAGAAGGAGATGCAAGAACTATGCAGGATGCTGGTTATGATGGTATTCAGGATGCAGAGGAGGCGGTTAAATTTTCAGATTTTGCCGGCTTACCGGATCCATCCGCAGATAACTACCAGTATTTCTTAAATGCTGAAGGGAATGTTCTTCAGCGCTATCAGAATTATAACGGATCTGAAGGCAACTCTCCCACGCAGGTAACAGATAACAACCGGGGAAACACTACATTACCTACTACTGAAGATATTAATCGTGATAACACGATGAACACCATTAACAGTTATTTTGAATATGAAGTTCCGTTTTTCCAAGGAATGAATATTGATAATAACAGGTACATCACAGATGTAAGGGAGTTAACCACTACCTTAAGAAACGGGCAGGAACTTCCTGTAAGATGGCTTCAGTTTAAAGTGCCAATTTTTGAACCTACCGATGCGATAGGTGGAATTGCCGATTTCCGTTCTATCAGATTTATAAGAATGTTCCTTACAGATTTTGAGGATCCAACTATTCTGAGATTTGGAACTATGGATCTTGTAAGAGGTGATTATAGAAGATATACCCAAAGTCTTTTTGAAGAGCAGGGACAAATGCAAAATCCCAACACCCTTTTCGAAGTAAATGCCGTGAATATTGAGGAGAATGAAAATAGACAGCCTATTCCTTATGTGCTTCCTCCTGGTGTTGAAAGAGAGGAATTGTACCAAAGTAATTCGAATATCAGGCAGAATGAGCAGTCTCTTTCCTTAAGAACCTGTGAGTTAGAACCTCAGGATGCTAGAGCCGTTTATAAGAATTTTCAAATAGATATGCGCCAGTATAAGAACCTGGAGATGTTTATTCATGCGGAATCATTATTGAACAGGCAGCCTTTAAAAGATGGACAATTGGTTGCTTTTGTTAGAATGGGAACCGATTTTACCGATAACTTCTATCAAATTGAAATTCCTCTTTCTCCAACACTTTTTGGGGCCACAACGCCTGAAGAAATCTGGCCTGAAATTAACCGATTGAATTTAGAACTTGATCTCTTGCAGCAAATTAAAACCGCTGTATTAGGAGATCCTTCACTTTCTTCAACCGATCTCAATTACTTTACAGAAGCCTTGCAATCTGTAGATTCTGAAGCGCCGTACGATATGGGAAGCTTGAGATTAGGGGTAAAGGGTAATCCAAGTTTTGGTAATGTTAGATTATTGATGGTTGGGGTGAAAAATGGTACTCGTGTAGATGGGGTTACAGACCTTTGCGGTGAAGTTTGGTTTAATGAGTTAAGACTTTCTGATCTTAAAAATGAAGGTGGTTGGGCCGGAGTAGTAAGTATGGATAGTAACCTGGCAGATTTTGCCAATATTTCGGCTACAGGAAGAAGGAGTACCGTTGGATTTGGAAGTATAGAGCAGGGGCCAAATCAAAGAAGCAGAGAAGATCTTAAACAATACGATTTTGTCACGAATGTGAATATGGGACAATTGCTTCCGAAGAACTGGGGGGTAAAGGTGCCGGTGAATTACAGTAGAGGCGAAGAATTGATCACTCCAAAATACGATCAGGAATTTTTAGATGTTGAGCTGGATACAAGACTGGAGAATATCCAGGACCCAGAAGAACGTGACAGAGTTGAAAAACAATCGCAATCTTACACTAAAAGGGAGAGTATTAATGTGATTGGTCTTCGTAAAGAAAGAGTAGGCGAGAAAACCCCGATGCCTTATGATGTTGAAAATTTTGTGTTTTCATCCTCATATAATCAGGTGGATCACCGTGATTTTGAAATAGAGGAAAGTTTAGATCAAAGTGTACGGCTTGGTGGAACTTATGAGTTTAATTTTCCGGAGAAATCAGTAGAACCTTTAAAGAATATTGCGGTTCTGGATAGTAGCGATTATTTCGCGATTTTTAGGGATTTCAATATCAATTATCTTCCTTCAAATATCAATGCAAGTTCCAATATCTTCAGACAGTATAATGAGCAGAAATTTCGATCTCTGGAACTGGGGGATGATGATATTCGTATTCCTACCCTGTATCAAAGAAATTATCTTTTTGACTGGCAATATGGAGTGAATTATAATCTAACGAGATCTTTAAGCTTCTCCTTCAACGCAAGTAATAATAGGATTATAAGGAATTATATCGATGAGGAAGGCTTTGCCGATGATAGTATTGGCTTATGGGACGATTTCTTCAATATAGGAGAACCTAATTTACATTATCAAACTTTACAGGTAAACTATCAGCTGCCATTTGATAAAATTCCGGTGCTGCGTTTTGTAAAAGCGACCTATTCATATACCGGCGATTTTCAGTGGCAAAGAGGTTCTAGGATCTATCAGCAATTAGAAGGCATTCCAGATATTGGAAATAGCGTTCAGAATTCTAATACCCATCAGATCAATGCGAATTTAAATATGCAGGATCTGTACAATTATATAGGATTGGTTGAGAAGAAAGCTGAAAGTGCCGGCAAGAGTATTCAGGAAAGAAGTCGTGGGGTGCCAACTTTAGGACCGCCGGGTGCAGATGAAGAAGTAGATAAGTCCAGGTCTAAGCCACAACCAAAAGGCAATAAAGGATACAATACGCTGATAAATATTGTGACCGGTATCAAAACCTTCCAGGTTAATTATCGCAATAGTCGGGGAATTTTTCTTCCCGGATATACCGAGAGCATCGGGTTTATGGGAACTTTCAGGCCTACCGCTGGATTCACTTTCGGTTTTCAGGATGATATAAGATATATGGCTGCAGAAAGAGGCTGGTTAACCTTGTTTCAAAATTTCAATCAGCAGTATACGGCGCTAAAGAATGAACAATTAGATTATCAGGCAGGTCTTGGATTTTTGCCAGATCTAACCATAGAGCTTACGGGAAGAAAGAATTTTTCAGAGAATTATTCTGAAAACTATAAGGTAGATCCAAATACATTGGAATATCAGTCACTTACCCCGTATACGTATGGGAATTTAAATATTTCAACGATCCTGATTAAAACGGCTTTTAATAATTCTACGGAAACAAGTTCCCAGACGTTCGAAACCTTTAGGGAGAATAGAATACAGGTTGCAAGAAGACTGGCCGCAGAAAGAGGTTTGAATCCTAATGATGTTGATGAAGATGGTTTTCCTCGCGGAATAGGGAAAACCAATCAGGCTGTGATACTTCCTGCTTTTATTGCGGCTTATTCAGGAAATGATGCCGGTAACGTGAAATTGGGGGCTTTTAGAAATTTCCCTATGCCTAATTGGAATGTAAAATATACTGGTTTAATGAGACTTGACTGGTTTAGGGATAAATTCAGAAGGTTCTCTATTAATCATGGATATAGAGCTGATTATACTCTGAATCAATTCCAGACCAACCTGGATTATAATCCTGCGAATCCTAATGAAGTGAATCAGGCAGGAGACTTTAAGAATCCGATTTTATTTTCAAACCTGGTATTAACCGAACTTTTTACTCCGCTGGCCCGAATAGATTTTGAAACAAAAGGGAATATTCAAATCCTTGCTGAACTGGAAAAAGACCGCTCTCTGGCTTTCAGTTTTGATAACAACCTTTTAACGGAATATAGCGGAAATGAATATACTCTTGGATTGGGGTACCGTATTAAAGATCTAAAGATCGCGACTGCCCTTGGTGGAAGAAGAAGAGTGCTTAGCAGTGACCTTAATTTTAGAGCAGATGTTTCCTATAGAAAGAACCGTACAATCGTGCGATATCTGGATTTAGCGAACGCTCAAACGATTTCTGGTCAGGATATCTGGGCTATTAATTTTAAAGCAGATTATGCCTTTACCAGAAATCTTACGGCAAGATTTTATTACGATCACACCTTCTCTGAATACGCTGTTTCTACGGCATTCCCGCAAACTACAATCCGGTCTGGATTTACATTAATATATAATTTCGGAAATTAA
- a CDS encoding energy transducer TonB — protein sequence MKPKKNPKADLRRRWVLFLQIGLILVLFLTLQAFQWKTYDPKPVEDQIVSIDNFEEEQVPVTIVPEKTPPPPPKTIVDIIDEIPNDSDEPEDAVVPTNLDFEELPEPEDIIDPDDPDDPDEDIKVPFDFIEEVPVFPGCEGLNDNDERKKCMSSKISNFVNREFDTGLGDKLGLTGTNVVLVMFVVNQEGLVEQIQTRAPHPELEKEARRVIGELPKMEPGRQRGKPVSVSYTIPIRFKVQ from the coding sequence ATGAAACCTAAGAAAAATCCGAAAGCCGATCTTCGTCGGAGATGGGTCCTTTTTCTTCAAATCGGACTTATTCTCGTACTTTTTTTGACCCTTCAAGCCTTCCAATGGAAGACTTATGATCCAAAACCAGTGGAAGATCAAATCGTAAGCATTGATAATTTTGAAGAGGAACAAGTGCCTGTAACTATTGTTCCGGAGAAGACACCTCCACCTCCACCCAAGACCATAGTTGATATTATTGATGAAATTCCGAATGATTCAGATGAACCTGAAGATGCGGTAGTTCCAACAAATCTTGATTTTGAAGAATTACCGGAACCTGAAGATATAATAGATCCGGACGATCCGGACGATCCGGACGAAGATATTAAAGTCCCTTTTGATTTTATTGAAGAAGTGCCTGTTTTTCCGGGATGTGAAGGTCTGAATGATAATGATGAGCGTAAAAAATGTATGAGCTCGAAAATTAGTAACTTTGTAAATAGAGAATTTGATACGGGATTAGGGGATAAGCTTGGTCTTACTGGTACGAATGTTGTGCTTGTAATGTTTGTAGTGAACCAGGAGGGTCTTGTAGAGCAAATTCAAACGAGAGCTCCGCATCCCGAACTTGAAAAAGAAGCACGAAGAGTAATAGGAGAATTGCCAAAAATGGAACCTGGCCGTCAGAGAGGTAAACCCGTTTCTGTATCCTATACAATACCTATTCGGTTTAAAGTGCAGTAG
- the cyoE gene encoding heme o synthase, with protein MSNTRVHNPSASILSDFKEITKMRLAISVVFSSVAGYFLGADTIDFVTVTLLAIGGYLMVGASNAYNQIIERNLDALMDRTKNRPLPAGRMSVPVAFTIASAFTVLGLVVLYVINPKTAMFGAISIFLYVSIYTPLKTKTPLSVFVGAFPGAIPFMLGWVAASGSFSIEPGTLFMIQFFWQFPHFWAIGWWLFDDYKKGGFFMLPTGKRDRGTAIQIILYTCWTILVSLIPVFGVTGKLMLTPVSGIIIFLLGLGMLYYAIRLFKEKTAEAAKKLMFASVSYITLLQIVYVLDKFIREWI; from the coding sequence TTGAGCAATACTCGCGTACATAATCCCAGCGCTTCTATCCTATCAGATTTTAAGGAAATAACCAAGATGAGATTGGCTATAAGTGTAGTCTTTTCTTCGGTTGCCGGGTATTTTCTAGGTGCAGATACTATAGATTTTGTAACGGTTACATTACTGGCTATTGGGGGTTACCTTATGGTGGGCGCTTCTAATGCCTACAACCAGATCATTGAGCGAAACCTCGATGCATTGATGGATCGTACCAAAAACAGACCTTTACCTGCGGGAAGAATGTCTGTGCCAGTTGCATTTACCATTGCAAGTGCTTTTACAGTTTTGGGATTAGTGGTTCTTTATGTGATCAACCCTAAAACTGCCATGTTTGGCGCGATAAGTATTTTTTTATATGTAAGTATTTATACGCCGCTAAAAACTAAAACACCTTTATCGGTTTTTGTGGGGGCATTTCCCGGAGCAATTCCATTTATGTTAGGTTGGGTTGCTGCTAGTGGTAGTTTTAGTATAGAACCGGGAACCTTATTTATGATTCAGTTTTTCTGGCAATTCCCGCATTTCTGGGCTATTGGCTGGTGGCTGTTCGATGATTATAAAAAGGGTGGATTTTTTATGTTGCCTACCGGAAAGCGTGATCGTGGCACAGCGATCCAAATTATTCTTTATACCTGCTGGACGATATTGGTTTCGCTTATTCCAGTTTTTGGGGTTACAGGGAAGCTTATGTTAACACCAGTTTCAGGGATTATAATATTTCTTCTGGGTCTTGGAATGCTTTATTACGCTATAAGATTATTTAAAGAGAAAACAGCAGAAGCTGCTAAAAAATTAATGTTTGCAAGTGTTTCTTATATCACACTATTGCAAATAGTTTATGTACTGGATAAATTTATTAGAGAATGGATTTAA
- a CDS encoding cytochrome c oxidase subunit 3, producing the protein MDLTQGSNEKKHGRAKKMMLWFGIISMLMTFAGLTSAYVVSKNRPDWLTDFELPISFLWSTLVIIASSFTLMLSKKMIKSGSRRNASAFLIGTLILAILFVVFQFHSFSEIISEGYYFTGSESSITTSFIYVLVLTHLAHLAIGIIVLLVLIYNHFKQRYNAGQMLGFELGATFWHFVDLLWLYLIFFLYFFK; encoded by the coding sequence ATGGATTTAACTCAAGGATCTAACGAGAAGAAACATGGCCGGGCAAAAAAAATGATGCTTTGGTTCGGTATTATTAGTATGTTAATGACCTTTGCGGGTCTTACCAGTGCCTACGTGGTTAGTAAAAACAGACCAGATTGGCTTACCGATTTTGAATTGCCAATTTCATTCTTATGGAGTACCCTGGTGATTATAGCTAGTAGTTTTACTTTGATGCTAAGTAAGAAAATGATCAAATCTGGAAGCAGGCGTAATGCCAGTGCTTTCTTGATAGGAACACTCATACTTGCTATACTTTTTGTGGTATTTCAATTTCATAGTTTTTCAGAGATCATTAGCGAAGGGTATTATTTTACAGGAAGTGAGAGTTCTATAACCACCTCCTTTATCTATGTGCTTGTTTTAACGCATCTTGCCCATCTCGCAATAGGAATAATAGTGCTTTTGGTGTTAATTTATAACCATTTTAAACAACGTTATAATGCGGGACAAATGCTTGGATTTGAGCTTGGTGCAACTTTTTGGCATTTTGTTGACCTATTGTGGCTTTACTTGATTTTCTTTTTATATTTCTTTAAATAA
- a CDS encoding VanZ family protein: MVAKILLFAAVLYTSAITYFSLIVMDFKVSVGGFDPTDKMLHAGAYLFLAFLWKLYFVFQKTDFKRYTAILLWVAFACFIFGMLIEVLQGTLTSYRTPDWWDVVANSTGVVLAVLFFIVMAPTVKKLKQKVT; the protein is encoded by the coding sequence TTGGTAGCTAAAATACTTTTATTTGCCGCAGTACTATATACCAGTGCCATTACTTATTTTTCTCTTATAGTAATGGACTTCAAGGTAAGTGTTGGTGGTTTTGATCCTACAGACAAAATGCTCCATGCCGGGGCATATTTGTTTTTAGCTTTCTTGTGGAAGCTATATTTTGTTTTTCAAAAAACTGATTTTAAGCGATATACAGCCATTTTATTATGGGTGGCATTCGCTTGTTTTATATTTGGTATGTTAATTGAGGTTTTACAGGGAACTCTAACCAGTTACAGAACACCCGATTGGTGGGATGTTGTGGCTAATTCTACTGGTGTAGTACTAGCTGTTTTGTTTTTTATTGTCATGGCGCCGACAGTGAAAAAGCTAAAACAGAAAGTTACCTAG
- a CDS encoding energy transducer TonB: protein MEPKKNPKANLNRNSVFFLQLGLIVVLFITWRAIEWKTYDPENIDIGQVNMDALDEEDVPITEMQNTPPPPPPPPPAPEIIEVVEDEEDVEEDEIESTETNLDEIVEVEEVVEAPVEEEVADVPFAVIEDVPIFPGCENLGNNNERKKCMSEKISKYVNKEFDTDLGSELGLSGINRVIVQFRIDEKGNIGQVRARAPHPRLEQEAARVINSLPKMKPGKQRGKPVGVMYSLPIAFKVQD from the coding sequence ATGGAACCTAAGAAAAATCCAAAGGCTAATTTGAACAGAAACAGTGTTTTCTTTCTACAACTTGGTCTTATTGTAGTTCTATTTATAACATGGAGGGCGATTGAGTGGAAAACTTATGACCCTGAAAATATAGATATAGGACAGGTAAATATGGACGCCCTTGATGAAGAGGATGTGCCGATTACCGAAATGCAGAATACGCCACCACCACCTCCGCCACCACCTCCGGCACCGGAAATTATTGAAGTTGTGGAAGATGAAGAAGATGTTGAGGAAGATGAAATTGAATCTACAGAGACAAATCTTGATGAGATCGTAGAAGTAGAAGAGGTTGTAGAGGCGCCTGTAGAAGAAGAGGTAGCTGATGTTCCTTTCGCTGTAATTGAAGACGTGCCAATTTTTCCTGGTTGCGAAAACTTAGGGAATAACAATGAGCGTAAGAAATGTATGAGTGAAAAAATCTCTAAGTACGTAAACAAAGAATTTGATACAGATCTTGGATCTGAACTGGGATTAAGCGGAATTAATCGTGTAATCGTTCAGTTTAGAATTGACGAAAAAGGAAATATTGGTCAGGTGAGAGCAAGAGCTCCACACCCTAGACTTGAGCAGGAAGCGGCAAGGGTAATTAACAGTTTACCTAAGATGAAGCCAGGTAAACAACGTGGTAAGCCAGTTGGGGTTATGTACTCTCTTCCAATCGCATTTAAAGTTCAGGACTAA